Proteins from a genomic interval of Nematostella vectensis chromosome 5, jaNemVect1.1, whole genome shotgun sequence:
- the LOC125563112 gene encoding transmembrane protein 163-like gives MAHFQVSFAVPPGDKKSSRASSTSESCASFESSLMDAFKEGTQKVNNKDVVSFLDEDETERPFLSQKAREKWCRAAFTISILAIVISLLFSLSSFFVSGQTESSSVFASAFDSLLGTMSSVAVAWRFRDSKNGEIGHKRESIATLGIALSFITTGIATVATSVIHLTDSIHPRKPDEMLIVLTCSLLVFFVLAWVQNCIAKKVNSDSLRAAAVDYAMASAMAFGILISTYVYRENKPRLWWLDHSVALSLGAVSAAYGIYLVVQAEWCNSTILEEKSPLKH, from the coding sequence ATGGCCCACTTTCAGGTATCATTCGCTGTGCCGCCGGGAGATAAAAAGAGCAGTCGTGCATCGTCCACCAGTGAATCATGTGCAAGCTTTGAGTCAAGTTTAATGGACGCGTTTAAGGAGGGAACGCAGAAAGTCAACAACAAGGATGTGGTTTCTTTCTTAGACGAAGACGAAACAGAAAGACCTTTCCTTTCCCAAAAAGCGCGCGAAAAATGGTGCCGCGCCGCGTTCACAATCTCCATCCTAGCAATTGTGATCTCTCTTCTTTTTAGTCTGTCGTCGTTTTTTGTGTCAGGGCAGACAGAAAGTTCGTCCGTCTTTGCAAGTGCATTTGATTCGCTGTTAGGGACGATGAGTTCCGTGGCTGTGGCTTGGCGATTTCGTGACTCAAAAAACGGAGAGATTGGACATAAACGAGAGTCAATTGCAACTCTAGGAATCGCCCTCAGTTTTATCACGACCGGTATTGCTACGGTCGCGACATCAGTGATCCATCTCACCGATAGCATCCATCCGAGAAAACCAGACGAGATGTTGATAGTTCTAACCTGTAGTTTGTTAGTATTCTTCGTACTTGCATGGGTGCAAAACTGCATTGCGAAGAAAGTGAACAGTGACTCACTGCGCGCGGCCGCAGTGGACTATGCCATGGCTTCGGCGATGGCTTTTGGTATCTTAATCTCGACTTACGTGTACCGTGAAAACAAGCCTCGGCTCTGGTGGCTGGACCATTCCGTGGCTCTATCGTTGGGCGCCGTGTCAGCCGCCTATGGTATATATTTGGTTGTGCAAGCAGAATGGTGCAATAGTACGATCCTTGAAGAAAAATCACCGCTCAAACATTAA
- the LOC116616004 gene encoding uncharacterized protein LOC116616004 — translation MADECLRYHSRLAELVSLKVFTTTGGMADECLRYHSRLAELVSLKVFTTTGGMADECLRYHSRLAELVSLKVFTTTGGMADECLRYHSRLADLVSLKVFTTTGGMADECLRYHSRLAELVSLKVFTTTGGMADECLLYHSRLAELVSLKVFTTTGGMADECLRYHSRLAELVSLKVFTTTGGMADECLRYHSRLAELVSLKVFTTTGGMADECLRDHSRLAELVSLKVFTTTGGMADECLRDHSRLAELVSLKGLPPLAAWLTSVYGIIVD, via the coding sequence ATGGCCGACGAGTGTCTACGGTATCATAGTAGACTAGCGGAGCTTGTATCACTCAAGGTGTTTACCACCACTGGCGGCATGGCTGACGAGTGTCTACGGTATCATAGTAGACTAGCGGAGCTTGTATCACTCAAGGTGTTTACCACCACTGGCGGCATGGCTGACGAGTGTCTACGGTATCATAGTAGACTAGCGGAGCTTGTATCACTCAAGGTGTTTACCACCACTGGCGGCATGGCCGACGAGTGTCTACGGTATCATAGTAGACTAGCCGATCTTGTATCACTCAAGGTGTTTACCACCACTGGCGGCATGGCTGACGAGTGTCTACGGTATCATAGTAGACTAGCGGAGCTTGTATCACTCAAGGTGTTTACCACCACTGGCGGCATGGCCGACGAGTGTCTACTGTATCATAGTAGACTAGCGGAGCTTGTATCACTCAAGGTGTTTACCACCACTGGCGGCATGGCTGACGAGTGTCTACGGTATCATAGTAGACTAGCGGAGCTTGTATCACTCAAGGTGTTTACCACCACTGGCGGCATGGCTGACGAGTGTCTACGGTATCATAGTAGACTAGCGGAGCTTGTATCACTCAAGGTGTTTACCACCACTGGCGGCATGGCTGACGAGTGTCTACGGGATCATAGTAGACTAGCGGAGCTTGTATCACTCAAGGTGTTTACCACCACTGGCGGCATGGCTGACGAGTGTCTACGGGATCATAGTAGACTAGCGGAGCTTGTATCACTCAAGGGTTTACCACCACTGGCGGCATGGCTGACGAGTGTCTACGGGATCATAGTAGACTAG
- the LOC116616003 gene encoding uncharacterized protein LOC116616003, whose amino-acid sequence MEPSEVKVVVYAARNLQPKKPGRDVCNASVVFGVGKDKFRTDQIRDNNPTWNEESSIKVSKSAPLLFTVNDHEEILGNVTVPLAQIPTGAHRRRWMPLTSTKGGPVSGDLCFDCWVLSYRQAAPSSKWSKWFPSSRIKEKDKRRKSIAMASVSLKGSHSIENLSTRAQPETVPDPLPIDSIRVSAIRRVSSASTLPSWNRPPPSGAPPPPPIGAPPPPPPDDDVSMTPVKDAKLKFGFSFKPRLTPTLGQIMSGSGHPEITVLTPKSGPASGGTKITIRGINLGNSRDDVLSLSVNGSDCRRSLQWHSSAKVTCVTKPWGGSGPVVIVTKSGGRASSSTKFTFEEEKKEKSDDSKVSKQALMEELTRLRYEVQCLADENKAMKQYIDNVMLLLMEKYPRILEELCNS is encoded by the exons ATGGAGCCATCGGAGGTGAAAGTTGTAG TTTATGCAGCCAGAAATTTACAACCAAAGAAACCAGGACGAG ATGTGTGCAACGCTTCCGTTGTGTTCGGAGTTGGCAAAGACAAGTTCCGAACCGATCAAATCCGGGACAACAACCCGACATGGAACGAGGAGTCTTCCAT AAAGGTCTCCAAATCAGCGCCTCTGCTCTTCACTGTAAACGACCACGAGGAGATCCTGGGAAATGTCACAGTGCCTCTTGCCCAGATCCCCACGGGTGCTCATCGGCGCAGGTGGATGCCGCTGACCAGTACAAAGGGCGGGCCCGTAAGCGGAGACCTGTGTTTCGATTGCTGGGTCCTGTCCTATCGGCAGGCAGCTCCGTCCTCCAAGTGGTCGAAATGGTTTCCGTCCAGTCGAATAAAGGAGAAAGACAAGCGACGGAAGTCTATAGCCATGGCTTCTGTATCCCTCAAGGGGTCACACTCGATAGAGAATTTGAGTACACGCGCCCAACCCGAAACCGTACCAGACCCCCTACCTATCGACTCCATCCGAGTGTCTGCGATACGAAGAGTCAGCAGCGCATCCACGCTGCCAAGTTGGAATCGACCCCCACCGTCAGGCGCTCCGCCACCGCCTCCAATCGGcgctcccccacccccacccccagatGACGATGTTTCAATGACGCCCGTTAAGGATGCCAAGCTCAAGTTTGGTTTCAGCTTCAAACCACGGCTTACCCCGACACTAGGACAGATAATGTCTGGAAGTGGCCACCCGGAAATAACAGTGCTCACCCCTAAATCTGGGCCCGCTTCAGGGGGGACTAAAATCACCATTAGGGGGATCAATCTGGGAAACAGTAGAGATGATGTTCTGTCGCTAAGTGTCAATGGATCAGACTGTAGGCGGTCACTGCAGTGGCATTCCTCCGCCAAGGTCACGTGTGTGACCAAACCCTGGGGAGGGTCGGGTCCGGTTGTGATTGTCACCAAGTCTGGTGGCCGCGCTTCGTCTAGTACCAAGTTCACATTTGAAGAGGAGAAAAAGG AAAAGTCAGACGATAGCAAAGTATCTAAACAAGCCCTAATGGAGGAGCTGACACGACTTAGATACGAAGTTCAAT GTTTAGCGGACGAGAACAAGGCAATGAAACAGTATATCGACAATGTCATGCTGCTCCTAATGGAAAAATACCCCAGGATATTAGAAGAACTTTGTAATTCCTAG